A window of Fusarium musae strain F31 chromosome 1, whole genome shotgun sequence genomic DNA:
GAAACTGTACTAAATCTACCTGAGTCTCTCTCACCCTCTTAGGGTAGAGAGAGGTTCTaggttttcttgcctcttaGCTATCGATGAAGGAGTCTGTAAGTGCGCTGCTTGGATGGTTTCCAGCATGGTCTGAAATTATTGTGATAAATAAATGAATCTAGCCAATGTACTTTGTCCGTCTCATACTACACTTCACCTACTCTATAAAGCCCCTTGAGACAAACACTGTTGTCAAAAGTAAGAAAATGACTCTTGTTACATGGTTGTCTGCATCAACACCTGACTCAGTTGCAATTCACAACAAAGGGGGAGGAAACTTCTATTATAAGCATTGGTGAGCCAAGAATTTGAAACTTTGATATTAAACTGTATGGGTTTTAATGATGTTTTCCCACCCAACCGCCGTACTCCAAAAGACTTTCGGATATTTTCTCCTAAAAGATGAGTGTATGTAGTTAAAAAGCAAAATAGCCCATAGCAACATGCTACGGCCGCGCAAAGTGGTATCATAGGTGTGTAGGCCGTTTCCCGTCCAAGTCATGATCCCTCGCTCTCTTCTCGCTTCCAGAATTTGATCATTCGCACCTGATTCTAGTCTTAACCTCGCCGGTTGTCTTCTTGTGACTGCGTCTCAGAACGCTCCAGCTCTTCTATACGGCGTTGAATCGCCTCTTTCTGGACTTGCAACGCCCTGATCTCCTCGTCCCGTGTCGCCGTATCCTCGCTTAGCTGACTATCGTTTTCGGTCATGCTGTTTGAGTCCGTAGCAGCCTCGTAAGCTGGCGGTGGCTCTGCGGTCTGGCGGCTCCTGTCACGTCGATGGTTGGCGTCCGCAGCGGCGTAGAAATTATCTGCTGGTCCTGGCGAGGTGTGGCGCATGCTTCCCACCGCACCGAGCTCGTGTGCTCGTCTCTTTTCCGTCTTCTTTCGCTCTCTTCGAATAAGCCAAAAGGCAAGTGCTCCTATAGTAAGCAGAACGAAAACCgctacaccaacaccaatACCGATGCGCGCGCCCAGGGACAAGGATCGGCCATGATGCTCAGTACCTGGgatatcgtcctcatccttgagTCCAAGTGCATCTTTGTCGCTATCTTTGAACAGGGCCCTTATGGTATAAACAGCAATTGTTGCACCATACAAAGTCGTTGGTGTGTCTGACACGGCATCATAAGTCTGAGCTGTCTGGTTGTACGTGTAAGGAACAGCCAACACGGATGAAATCGAGCGTTTACACAAATTGCCATCCAGAGTGTATTCCCTACTGCAATTAGAATGGTACATCTAAACACTTTCTCTCATGACTTACGATGAGCAGCAAATagctgttgttgtctcgTCGTCCCGATTCTCACTAGTATCAACGCGCAATGATACGGTGGTCCATCCATGAGGGCATGTGCCTGGGCTGTAAACCCCTGTAAGGCCTTTATCGAACATGGCATCGGGATAGCAAGACAATGACTTCGCTCCAGCAATTGGCTGCAAATCAAGCATTGCTGCGAGGCCATCAGAACCCGACCTTGGTACCTTGTTTGCATCAAAAGTCCATGTGCAATCAACAGGCCCGGTCCAAGGTGTGGTCATCGGTGGGAATATCCCGTCATCGTCTAGGTCGTCTTCATTGGTAGGCTTAGGAGCGATCACAAGTGTTGTCGGAGCAGGCGTTGGGTCGGATAGAGAgatggttgatgatggctcGGCGGAAGCTATTGACAATAACCCAGATGAGGTGgactcatcatcctcgatcGAAGAAGACATGGTTTTGGTGACCGCAAGGAGTTGCTGTTAATTGCAAAcaactttaagcttatatgcCAGGCCGATTCGACTACAAGCCGCACCACGAGTGCTCTGCTTGCCGTCAACTCGGCGTATCAATGACGATCGTCACACTTGTCCATCCGGCAATACGACCAATAGTTTGCGTTCTCGTTGGATAGTCAGGGCGCGTGAAAGATTCGCTGGGCAGGCAATCTGCAGTGTGGGGTTTCAGGCAGACTTGGCTATATCTCAGCTGCAGACAAGAAGACGCGCGTGAAGAATATTGAGGACAGCGTCTGTAGCAATGTCGAAGGCCATCCGGGCGTAGATATTGCAGAGGAGCGAACCGATGGGGATAGATATATAACACAGACGAGCAAGACAAGAAATGGTGACAAAtgaataaaaggaaaggaaaggttCGTACCCAAGAAACGACAAGAACCAgccaagcaaagcaaagcagacAGCAGACAAGTCCATAGCATGCCTGCCGAGCAGCACCAGCGAGAAGACGGGCACAGTAGCGTTGGTGTTCCCCCTTCTGAGGCCTTTGAAGGCTTGGCGAAATCTTATCACGGGTGGGTGCCGAGAAACGCCAAGGCCTGGATTGCACCGAAACACGTCCACGTTGACCGCTGTGAGTTCTGGGCATTCCCGCATTGTCCTCATTGTCGTAGTCGTCCATAGTAGGTACTATAGTAAGTACTGCACctagctaggtaggtaggtagctccAGGTGAGGTGAGCTTCTCCCTTAGTAGCTACAGCCCATGGTCGTCACGGATAGTCGTTCAAATAAGGTATAGGTTTATACTGAATGTCATCGTCAAGCCTCCATCATAAGACACGCGCAAGCCATCAGAGGTTACTGCGGAAGCGTGGGAGGGAGGGGCCCAATGACCATGACCATGCCCAGTGGGTAGCTTACGAGGGCCAATGCTCATCATAGTGGGCTCGTCCAGTCTAAGCCGAGCCTTTTGGCCCAGTGCCACggtcttggctgatgagTATCGAATTTCTGGGCATTTGAGAGTCTCTGACGCGGGAAATGAAGGCCGCCTTGGTTTGTGCCGAATACGCCGGCTTGGAAGTCTTGGAACATGCACACCAAGCCGCGACCAATCCCATTCCCTAGATAAAAAGGCAGAAAATTCCGTCTTGGCCGTAACTATCAGTCATGAGATCAATTCACCGTTCTACTTTCTCAACTCACTTTTACATTTTCATTACTGAAGAGAAACCGCCTTGACTTGTTCAAGCAAATGAATGTCAATTGACTGTCAAAGCACAACGCCCAGTAAACTTGATACTCTTGGCGTTGCACGCCAATGTAGGACGAAACCACACAAAATATGACAAGAATCAATAATCCTAAGATGCGCTGAAGGAGGCGAGCCGCGAGTCTTGGCTGGATCTATTCGCTTCTTTTATCCCAATCAGCATCTATTCTCAGACGATTTGCAGAGGGAAAAGGGAATAGAGTTGCTCAGAAGCTCGGCTGGCTGCCGAGAGATCATGGCTGGTGACAGCAAACTGCCAATAAAGTTACAGTAACACATGCCTGTCAGCCAGCCAGGACAACCACTTATACGGCTAGATGATTGAAGATCAAGTGCCAACTGAACAACAAGCTCGCCGGGAGTTCAAggagtaggtaggtacctaatcAAGATAAGTACAGGTCTCTTCGAGTCTACACTATCCTTCCATGGCATCCAATTGTACAGGATTTGAATGTGATGGCCATTACACTATCTCGTATAACTGTTGTTGCTGCGATAGGCTTTCGTACCATGAAGGTCGAGAACATTCCACTTGGACGTCTTCGCTAATACACAATAATCGGCCACATAAGAATGTCACCGCTATCTCAAGTTACACAATCAACCtaggtactaggtaggtagttacaAGCTATTAATCGATGTGAAAAGACTCGGGACATCGTCTCATGAATTCGCTACCTACCGATAGACGATAAGAGCTTCGCATCCCCATAAAATATCGGAATCGCGGAGCTCATTTCTTCCGTCGCTGGAACCAGGGTACGTACGTACCTCAATTCCCACAATCTGTTTTGAAACAATCACGTGATGAGGGGGTGAAGGGCAAGAACCCTACATCGCTCTTTCCCTGTGCGCCTAAGCGATTGTTGCAACAACCGCCTTCAAATCGACCCCAGCCAGGCCATCAGTTTTCCGCTCAGCGAATtcaacaacacaacaccGCGATCATGGCTGACGAATACGTACGTGTGCTCTCGATATATCCCTTCCCCTCTGGAAATAGAAAACATACATCCGCCGCCGACATGGCTTCCTCGACTCCCGCCCGCTACccacgatgatgatgacgatattGGAGACATGGAGAGAACACAAAAAAAGAGCTTGACTGACTTGTCTTCCGGATGATAGGACGCCGAGCAGGCTGCCGAGctcaagagaaagagagcgTTCCGAAAGTTCTCCTACCGAGGAATCGACCTTGATCAGTATGTTGCCACTGCACGATTTCTGCGCCTCGATGCTGGAAGATGAAAAACTGCGAGGACGCACCCCCGAACGAACGGAACCCATGCtgatgtttttttttcttcaccCCACAGGCTCCTCGACCTCTCCTCCGACCAGCTTCGCGATGTTGTCCACGCTCGTGCCCGCCGCAGGATCAACCGTGGCCTGAAGCGCCGCCCCATGggtctcatcaagaagctccgAAAGGCTAAGCAGGAGGCTCAGCCCAACGAGAAGCCCGACCTCGTCAAGACCCACCTCCGAGACATGATTGTCGTCCCCGAGATGATTGGCAGTGTCATTGGCATCTACTCCGGCAAGGAGTTCAACCAGGTCGAGATCAAGCCTGAGATGGTTGGTCACTACCTGGCTGAGTTCTCTATCTCATAGTATGTTTCTACTGTCCACCTCCAACAAGGGAAAATATGGCTAACCCTCCCTCCAGCAAGCCTGTCAAGCACGGTAGGCCCGGTATTGGTGCCACGCACTCTTCTCGATTCATTCCCCTCAAGTAAGAAGGCTGCGGTCTCGGGTGGTTTCTGCATTCATGGACATTTTGGGCGAAAAGGACTGGTTCTGATAGATGGGCAAAACATCTATCAAAAACACTGATGACAATGGGTACCATGATTAGTACAATAAAGGAGCATTGTCCGCTTGATGACTATCCTCGACTACCGCTGATGCCTGACAATTGTGATGATGCTTCTAAAACACCATGTCCCACAAACCCTTGCTACCCTACCCTAGCTAACCTGCTGAAATGAAAAGCCTCAGTCTCAAGTTCTTATGACATCATTCACTTGATCGTTCGGCGGTCTTGAACATGTTGCGCGGGTTAAATTTTGCGAGAAAGGCTTTGAATCGGCGTTTCCGCCGCTTCCTTGTAGATTCCCTGGTGTTTTTGCAAAGTGACTTGCAAAGTGGACAGACGAAGCTTGGTGGTCCGTCCTGGCCTAAGTCAATGAATATCTGCTCGCGCTTTCTAACATCCTTCACAAGCGTCGCCGTAATGTCGTAAGTTTCAGCAACTCTGAATGTTGCATTTGCACAGTCTGGGCAAGCATGGTTGATGGTGGCAGCCAAACTACTGGTTTTAGCATTGGTGATCGAAGGGTTGCAGTGGTGGTCTCGTTTGAACTCGTCGAAGCATACAGCTTCTGTTGGTTTCAAATCTCTGCGCTGGCAAGCCTCTGTAGGCTGTCGGGGAACAGCAAATATTAGTCGCTCTGCGCCGATGATCTCGTGGCCTTGAGTAAGGTCACGGCGGGCAAAAACTCCAAGATTGAAGTGAATTTCGACGTCCACATCGTGAAGACTCATTGACGGCGAGCTCTCCCCCTCGTTAGTCGATACAGGACCCTCTGGTGGGTTTGATGACAAATTTGCAGGGTTTGTATCTTCGGGAGCTTGCTCATCGGGACGTGACTGCTGGACCATGTGTTCTGCCAATGGTATGAGCATCTTATCACGGgttgtttgttttgttcttACCACTATCATTCTGGCCGCTCTGGTTGGCCGTCATGTTGCTAGTTTCCTATTGACTTAAACTTCGTGCTAGAAAAAGACTGTTTGGATCCAAGacggatgatgatggcgaccgATGTCGATGAATTATTGCTGaaagtaggtaccttataTGCTTAGAAGAGAGATGGCAAAGCGTAACTCGACTTCGCGGGATGATGGTTAAGTACCTAGGAAATGCTAAGCCCAAGGTAGATGAGTGTTGGGGAAGGAGCTGGGCGCCGTGAAAGGGCAGGTGCTTCGAGACAATGGTGTTGACAATGGATATTGAGAAGGAGCGGGAGGCCGGTTGAAGAGCACATGGGGCGAACTCGCTTCAATATGCAGGATTAGTTCAGCAGGAAACTGTGTTTAATAACTCAATGGAAAATGAATTCATAGGTATGTCTGATTCGTGGCTAGTTTACAACACTATTCCTCCTTCTGTGCCAGTTTGGCCGCTTtccgctcctcctcctggatATGCTTTTGACGGTAGTGCTCAACGACATAGTCCATGTTGGCCAGATGGCCGGCAACATTGTTTCGGGGAGCATACGAAGTCATTGCCCTGTTTCTCAGATTAGCAATTGTTCTTGCAGAAGTTGCTTTCCGTTATTGGAGAGAAGGCGGCAGCCCCCATCGAATGACGGCAAGTGGTATCAGGTGGACGAACTCGGGATAGGCAACATCGACAAATCGGTGCTTGTTGCCGCCGTTTTCAAAGAGGTTTCGGTCATAACCAGCCTGCTCCATGGCCTTTGTGTGAAGCGCATTGATGTCCTCCCAGTCTTTTCCACGGGAAGTGTACTTGtcgatgaggctgaggatTGAGGACTGCTCGCCCTCCTGAGGAACGAATTGGTAGACGAGAACGGAGCCGAAGAAACCGCCGACAGCGAGGAGAGAACCGGTCTAAGGATCGTGATCAGTATACTATTTTCAATTGAAGCCATCCAAGGGTATTGGTATCGGCGTGGGCTCCGTGGTGCAAGCTAGTGTGACTTGACATACGCTGAACGACTCGTTGACTTCTGGGGCTTTGTGGTGGGCATGGGCGTCAGAGGCGTAGGTTCGCGCCGTCCTTTGCAGCTGACGAGCCACGCCGGCTACCCTCTGTCGTGCAACAAACATGTTGGGCGGGTTGGACAGCGTTCAATTGAGCGATTGATTGTGAGGCTCTCGTGGGAAGAAGCCGCACCAAGACCGACAAGTGAGGTTGTCGCCGGTCCGAGATGTTTACGTAAGGTAGTTTAAGTGGTTAGCCAATTGAATTATAGGTGTTTACCATTGGCTGCTCCACAGCGAGCGTGGCATGGGGTCAGAATCAACAGAACTTGCCAAAGagagataaaaaaaacttatgaCCTCTTTTCTAAGTGGCAGAGTGGCACGGAGTAAGAGACTTGTGTAATTTGATATATCTCAGCAACGCCTCATATCAGTTCATCTCAGCATCTTCATTTTATGTTCGACGTTTTCTTAATCCCTAAGGCTTgcatatttatattaaaaagataaaatgtctCTGCAGCAATACGCAAGGTATAGCCAATAAGGTCTCATATAATGAGAATAACACAATATAATGCTTATTTTTCAGCATATCACATATAAGGCGTCATACACTATTgcatatttatatataggtgTGTATATAAGAAGAAATTTCGTCATTTTTTTGTAAATATTCATGCTGCTCTCCTGTCGCTTCTTGTGTTTTCACATGAGCTTATATTCAATCAGCGATGACATGAATGTTGGTTATTGGGTGCTGTCAGTCATGTGGCTATTGGGCCTCAGCGAATTACATGATGGAATGTCTAACTTCCATTCTCAAGATCGCTGAAGGACTAGAGAGTGAGCAAAAGAACCTTAGGATATTCAGGCTTTACTAACCCCGACAACTCTGTAGCACTAAACGGCATATGAATTATAATTCCAGTGTGTATACCTTATCCATCGTTGTAAGCGACAAGGGCTGGTTCCTCGATTT
This region includes:
- the RPS15 gene encoding ribosomal protein S15 (BUSCO:EOG092658SK) — protein: MADEYDAEQAAELKRKRAFRKFSYRGIDLDQLLDLSSDQLRDVVHARARRRINRGLKRRPMGLIKKLRKAKQEAQPNEKPDLVKTHLRDMIVVPEMIGSVIGIYSGKEFNQVEIKPEMVGHYLAEFSISYKPVKHGRPGIGATHSSRFIPLK
- a CDS encoding hypothetical protein (EggNog:ENOG41) → MSSSIEDDESTSSGLLSIASAEPSSTISLSDPTPAPTTLVIAPKPTNEDDLDDDGIFPPMTTPWTGPVDCTWTFDANKVPRSGSDGLAAMLDLQPIAGAKSLSCYPDAMFDKGLTGVYSPGTCPHGWTTVSLRVDTSENRDDETTTAICCSSEYTLDGNLCKRSISSVLAVPYTYNQTAQTYDAVSDTPTTLYGATIAVYTIRALFKDSDKDALGLKDEDDIPGTEHHGRSLSLGARIGIGVGVAVFVLLTIGALAFWLIRRERKKTEKRRAHELGAVGSMRHTSPGPADNFYAAADANHRRDRSRQTAEPPPAYEAATDSNSMTENDSQLSEDTATRDEEIRALQVQKEAIQRRIEELERSETQSQEDNRRG